A single window of Apus apus isolate bApuApu2 chromosome 18, bApuApu2.pri.cur, whole genome shotgun sequence DNA harbors:
- the CENPV gene encoding centromere protein V isoform X3 has translation MWHLRRQPTAAAVAELVRSCQRSESLSQEGCHTDPRPLEGLNALREMDISWCSFPIHTLGLKGETTGEHPPSCFRREITINAGDFRCCFFGQDFRSHPCSHRRCQERSHEYSCSICTKKQNRHFIVPASRFKLLKGADNLTTYTFNTHRAQHTFCKTCGVQSFYTPRSNPDGYGIAPHCLDDGTVQTIVTEDINGKEWEKAVKEHKTIRDMSKP, from the exons ATGTGGCATCTCAGGAGGCAGCCTACAGCT gctgcgGTGGCAGAATTGGTGAGAAGTTGTCAGCGTTCAGAATCCCTCTCTCAGGAAGGCTGCCACACGGACCCCAGACCTCTGGAAGGACTAAATGCCCTTCGGGAG ATGGATATAAGCTGGTGTTCTTTTCCAATCCATACCTTGGGGCTAAAAGGAGAAACAACTGGAGAACATCCTCCAAGCTGTTTCCGTAGGGAAATCACCATCAATGCTGGTGATTTCAGGTGCTGCTTCTTTGGGCAGGACTTCAGGTCTCATCCATGCTCACACAGAAGGTGTCAGGAGAGATCTCATGAGTACAG ttgcAGCATTTgcacaaagaaacagaacagacaCTTCATTGTCCCAGCGTCTCGTTTCAAGCTGCTGAAG GGTGCTGATAATTTGACCACATACACCTTCAACACACACCGTGCCCAGCACACGTTCTGCAAGACCTGTGGTGTACAGAGCTTTTATACTCCTCGTTCGAATCCAGATGGCTATG GAATAGCTCCCCACTGTCTGGATGATGGGACCGTGCAGACCATTGTCACAGAGGATATCAATGGCAAGGAATGGGAGAAGGCAGTGAAGGAACATAAGACCATCAGAGACATGTCAAAACCATGA
- the CENPV gene encoding centromere protein V isoform X2, which yields MVSSRIVTARGAAVAELVRSCQRSESLSQEGCHTDPRPLEGLNALREMDISWCSFPIHTLGLKGETTGEHPPSCFRREITINAGDFRCCFFGQDFRSHPCSHRRCQERSHEYSCSICTKKQNRHFIVPASRFKLLKGADNLTTYTFNTHRAQHTFCKTCGVQSFYTPRSNPDGYGIAPHCLDDGTVQTIVTEDINGKEWEKAVKEHKTIRDMSKP from the exons ATGGTCTCTTCGAGGATCGTTACCGCTCGAGGG gctgcgGTGGCAGAATTGGTGAGAAGTTGTCAGCGTTCAGAATCCCTCTCTCAGGAAGGCTGCCACACGGACCCCAGACCTCTGGAAGGACTAAATGCCCTTCGGGAG ATGGATATAAGCTGGTGTTCTTTTCCAATCCATACCTTGGGGCTAAAAGGAGAAACAACTGGAGAACATCCTCCAAGCTGTTTCCGTAGGGAAATCACCATCAATGCTGGTGATTTCAGGTGCTGCTTCTTTGGGCAGGACTTCAGGTCTCATCCATGCTCACACAGAAGGTGTCAGGAGAGATCTCATGAGTACAG ttgcAGCATTTgcacaaagaaacagaacagacaCTTCATTGTCCCAGCGTCTCGTTTCAAGCTGCTGAAG GGTGCTGATAATTTGACCACATACACCTTCAACACACACCGTGCCCAGCACACGTTCTGCAAGACCTGTGGTGTACAGAGCTTTTATACTCCTCGTTCGAATCCAGATGGCTATG GAATAGCTCCCCACTGTCTGGATGATGGGACCGTGCAGACCATTGTCACAGAGGATATCAATGGCAAGGAATGGGAGAAGGCAGTGAAGGAACATAAGACCATCAGAGACATGTCAAAACCATGA
- the CENPV gene encoding centromere protein V isoform X1 — protein MGRATAGSARRSRRGSAAAASPAGGNRRGRGKKAGGSPAGPGAQAQPPGPGAFDLGAQSGRWAAFQERHRLSCEEAARLLLDAYEYRGLVRHTGGCHCGAVRFEVWASADLHVFNCNCSICTKKQNRHFIVPASRFKLLKGADNLTTYTFNTHRAQHTFCKTCGVQSFYTPRSNPDGYGIAPHCLDDGTVQTIVTEDINGKEWEKAVKEHKTIRDMSKP, from the exons ATGGGGCGAGCCACGGCGGGCAGCGCGCGGCGGTCCcggcggggcagcgcggccgccgCTTCCCCCGCGGGCGGGAaccggcggggccgggggaagAAGGCGGGGGGATCCCCGGCAGGGCCGGGGGCTCAGGCacagccccccggccccggaGCTTTCGATCTAGGGGCGCAGAGCGGGCGTTGGGCCGCTTTCCAGGAGCGGCACCGGCTGAGCTGCGAGGAGGCGGCGCGGCTGCTGCTGGACGCGTA TGAGTACAGAGGCCTGGTCAGACACACAGGAGGCTGTCACTGTGGAGCTGTCCGCTTTGAGGTCTGGGCTTCAGCAGATCTGCATGTTTTTAACTGCAA ttgcAGCATTTgcacaaagaaacagaacagacaCTTCATTGTCCCAGCGTCTCGTTTCAAGCTGCTGAAG GGTGCTGATAATTTGACCACATACACCTTCAACACACACCGTGCCCAGCACACGTTCTGCAAGACCTGTGGTGTACAGAGCTTTTATACTCCTCGTTCGAATCCAGATGGCTATG GAATAGCTCCCCACTGTCTGGATGATGGGACCGTGCAGACCATTGTCACAGAGGATATCAATGGCAAGGAATGGGAGAAGGCAGTGAAGGAACATAAGACCATCAGAGACATGTCAAAACCATGA